From Miscanthus floridulus cultivar M001 chromosome 15, ASM1932011v1, whole genome shotgun sequence, the proteins below share one genomic window:
- the LOC136508238 gene encoding antimicrobial ginkbilobin-2-like protein, with amino-acid sequence MSKTSKQRRPRAAESCRPAMASRLLLLLATLALLFVAAAGQEGNNILKPFNPSCSTSDNYTDGSQYKKNLDQFLAALPTAAGDNGWFYKGSAGSGPDAVFGLIMCFADRDASDCLYCISTASAGITTACPGSRNVSAAYDACVLRYSAAPIPATADLGYVFAEPLTPIGMPVTSEAVPHAWVPLMIALSSGIAFDTSRSFRRSMAYSSTGSQEMKMYGLAQCTRDLNGSECSTCIRSYAIRLGKLFPNHTGCSIKGYSCYLRYKVSFLIDITLPPAPAPAPPTSSPPTPEPSKTGIVIGVSVGSVSIMIILAIFSIWLLRRRRRRQARILEEAREQELGEGGS; translated from the exons ATGTCCAAAACCAGCAAGCAACGGCGTCCCAGGGCAGCTGAGAGCTGCCGGCCGGCTATGGCTTCccgtcttctcctcctcctcgccacCTTGGCCCTTCTCTTCGTCGCAGCCGCAGGGCAGGAGGGCAACAATATCTTGAAGCCGTTTAATCCGTCCTGCTCGACGTCGGACAACTACACCGACGGCAGCCAGTACAAGAAGAACCTGGACCAGTTCCTGGCCGCGCTCCCCACGGCGGCCGGCGACAACGGCTGGTTCTACAAGGGCAGCGCCGGGTCGGGGCCCGACGCGGTGTTCGGCCTCATCATGTGCTTCGCGGACCGCGACGCGTCCGATTGCCTCTACTGTATCTCCACGGCGTCAGCCGGGATCACGACGGCGTGCCCGGGCAGCCGGAACGTGAGCGCGGCGTACGACGCGTGCGTCCTCCGGTACTCGGCCGCGCCGATCCCCGCCACCGCGGACCTCGGCTACGTATTCGCCGAGCCGCTGACCCCCATCGGCATGCCTGTGACCTCAGAAGCTGTGCCGCACGCCTGGGTGCCGCTGATGATCGCCCTCTCAAGCGGCATCGCCTTTGACACGTCGCGGAGTTTCAGAAGAAGCATGGCGTACTCGAGCACGGGCTCGCAGGAGATGAAGATGTACGGGCTGGCACAGTGCACCAGGGACCTCAACGGCAGCGAGTGCTCGACCTGCATCAGGAGCTACGCCATCAGGCTGGGGAAGCTGTTTCCCAATCACACGGGATGCTCCATCAAGGGCTACAGCTGCTACCTGCGCTACAAGGTGTCGTTCCTGATAGACATCACtctgccgccggcgccggcgccggcgccacctACGTCTTCGCCGCCAACTCCAG AACCATCAAAGACAGGGATCGTAATTGGCGTGTCTGTCGGCTCTGTCTCGATCATGATCATCCTGGCCATCTTCTCCATATGGCTCCTTCGCCGGCGACGGAGGAGGCAGGCTAGAATCCTTGAGGAAGCGAGGGAGCAAGAGCTGGGAGAAGGAGGGTCATGA
- the LOC136507724 gene encoding uncharacterized protein, with protein sequence MLTNQNISTCARYPQPALPPAGPSPGHAARCPRALPRAAPCPRPALPPAAPPAARAPGRAVPPADPSPGRAALTPAGPCAPAAPFFRPRPAPGRAPWTARPDAIRARPHPRLHPIPTPPAPTPSPVREEPVGVESEFSPPCRSPCTASSRHCTDPPRPR encoded by the exons atgcttacaaaccagaacATCTCTACATGTGCACGTTACCCTcagccggccctgcccccggccggcccttccccTGGCCACGCCGCCCGCTGCCCGCGCGCCCTGCCGCGGGCCGCGCCGTGCCCTCGGCCAGCCCTTcccccagccgcgccgcccgctgcccgcgcgcccggccgcgccgtgcccccggctgacccttcccccggccgcgccgccctgACCCCGGCCGGCCCCTGCGCCCCGGCCGCGCCCTTTTTCCGGCcacgccctgcccccggccgcgccccgtggaccgcccgccccgacgccaTCCGTGCCCGACCCCATCCCCGACTCCACCcgatcccgacgccgcccgcccctaccccgtcgcccgtcag agaagagcccgtcggagttgAGTCGGAGTTCTCGCCACCATGCCGGTCTCCCTGCACcgcgtcgtctcgccactgcaccgacccgccacggccccgctag